The nucleotide window GAATGCCAACTTGAAATCAGGGATGTAGGGTTTGATGTTCTTCATCTTGAACACTTTTCTTGCTACCAAAGTAGCAAAAAACAGGAGTTGTTCTGACATGGGTAGGACTATAGGGCCGAGGGTAGTGATGTTCGCTTTGAGGGCCTCTCCGGCTACGGCCATTAGGTCTTTTGAGAGGGCTACACCGATTCTTTTGGTATCATCTTCCTTTTGGAAAACACAGCCATACGCCTTGTCGTCCGAGCCTTTGTGGGTGCGAACGGTGTGCATGAGTTGGTACTTGGAGCGGCGGCGGTCAGAGAAGCGGTTGGAGAGGAGGATGGCAGCACCGCCAACTCTGAAGAGGCAGTTCGAGAGGAGCATAGAGCGGTCATTGCCAAAGTACCAATTGAGGGTTATGTTCTCCATGCTGACCACTAGGGCATATGAGTTGGGGTGCACCTGTTGTAACGCAAAAAGAGGTAAGTTTCAAGCTCTTTAACAGAAGTAAATTAGATCATGTAGCTCAATATGCTATTTACGGTCGTTGaataaaaaacaattaaaattgaatTGATGAATTTATAATCACTAAACATGAGTGTGttttaacataaaaaataaaaaataaaaaaaaattcatttaatTTGAATTCATATGTATGCTAAAATTTTAGTGAGAATAATTTTTGTGCTATTTCTTATCTATGTACGCGGAAGGCCACCAAACCCTATACTAAAGTGTATAAACATTAACCTACTTTCTGTTTGGTTGAATGTTTGTTTTGGTAAACTAGAAAGGTTTCAAATGTGGTTGTGTATATTTATGATTCCACTCCAGCTTTATATGACATCTCAACCCAACAAGGAAGCTACCCATGTGATCGAACAAGTAGTACACCCAGTTCTGGAAAAGTGTTTATGGTAATTGCTGGTGTCATATTTAAAAGGATACGGTTATTGTACCATATCTATCTTAAAGTGATAAAGGTAAGACCGATTTATATAAGGTAGTTTCAAATTCGTCTCCTATATGTGAAAGATTCTAGTTAAGAATATAGTCAAAAATCGCTCAATGTAATGCAAATAACTTCATTTAAATAAATATCTAAATCTACCAAAAGAAACAGGAGCCTTGCTGATATTTTGAAATACCCTAAAATTCTTTGTTCATGAAATTAAGTGTGTACATTTAATCAATTAAAAGATTAATAGAAAAGATTAAGAACAAACCTGGAGAAGCTGCTTGGCAAGATCGATAGAAATGAGGCCAGCACTGCAACCCATCCCACCAAGATTGTAGCTCACAATATTCCCTCTAAGCTTGTAATGATTCACAACCATGGAGGACAGAGACGGCGTTGGATTGAACAAGCTGCAATTCACCACCAGAATCCCAATATCCTTAGGCTTCACTCCCGTCTTCTCCAGCAGCTCATCAATAGCCCCAAACATCACCATCTCCGCCTCCTTCCTGGCCTCCTCCATACACGGGTTTGGGGGAACCCTCAGCACGGCCTCGGGCATATACGTGTTCTGCCCGAGGCCAGAGCgctccagaatcttttgctgGAACGCTAGGTTCTCGTCGGAGAAGCTCCCCGTCAGCTTGGACCTGTGCATGAAGATCTCCCTAGTGCACATGCGCTCGTTCTCGGGCTTGTAACACGCAAAGTTAACCAAGTACACCTTCCTCGGCCGGGTGGTGAAGTAGACGGTCGTCAAGAAGACTATGAGGCTGGAGCAGACGGTGATGGAGACGAAGTTGTACTTGAGCTGGTCCCACAAACGAGCCAAGTCCTCGACGGTTAGGGTTGAGAGATGAGCAAAAGCGGCCGCAAGGAGCGGGATGAGTAAGATGTACATGGCGCTGGAGATCAGGTAATGGTAACCGAGCTTCACGTACTTGAGCCTCACGGATAGAAGAAAATTCGGAAGTACTTTCTTAGTAGTAACTTGAACATGATGGATATCGTTTTCCTGCGAGGGCGAGGATGACGACGACAACGTCTCCGGCGCTTGTGTAGTCATGTTTGCTCGGAGACGTAGCCGGAGTGAAGTTGAGTATAGAGAGGAGAGATTAGAGAGAGGTTAATGCATATGGAAATGGTGGAGGTTGGTTTGGTTTGTgttgggaggaagaaggagaCAGAGTTTGGATTTAAAGGGAACGAAGGGTGGGGAGTTCGGAGGATGCAACTACCCCAACGAACTCTTAATGTTGAAGCCGAAGGGGCATTGAATTTGCCAACCGGGAGAATGGCAATTTGGGCGGAGTTTTATTGGGAGGCTACGAGTTTGACctttgtttattgattattTGAGGCTTTTGCCATTGGTAGGGACTATCCTCCTCGTGTACACTTCCATGGCACAGCTAGCACGTGTCCAACCATGGGTGGTGAACAGTAAATTTTGTGTGTTGGTGAACTATGGCTAATTCCACCACTTTTCTTTTCGATATTGTCATTTGAATCGTTTGAAAGGTATTCAAATTTTTGGTGTGTGTCACATATGATTTGAAAGGATTTGGACTTAATCACTTCATCAAAAGGCTTTATTTATCTCCAATTTTTATCGATTTGAATAAGATTGTAATCAAAAGTTTATCATATAATTTCATTTATTAAATTGAAAAATCATATCGCTTTCAAATTGGATAATGTGTGCTTAGATATTTCAACATCTAAATCAAAGTCTAAATCATATGAGTTGAGATGTGATTTTTTCTAGCCAAGAAAGAAAACTTAGGATTTATTTTGTCGGTTTCATCTTTTACATCTGGATTAGGTTTTAGCTAAAGACAAAAGGATGAAGGGTGGAACCAGGTGCCCTTCTTCATAAGGATCTATAAAGCATTGGAATGTGAGTACAAATTCGGAAAAGCACCGGAGCAGATGTGAGGGTAAAATCGTAAAGGCATTATTCATAAGGAGAGACTGTTCAAATGAATAGTATATAGTTAATAATTTAAGCTGTATCTAACTTGAagattttctctttctctttttttataaaaaaaaaaaaaaaaaactactctcCTAGCCCACCCTTACATATCTAACTTAAGTTGTGTTATAAGATTAACAAAATGAGATTTTGTCGCACGCGcgcgtgtatatatataaaccacTAAATGGTACTAAGTTCTCGTTAATGAAAGTCTAGAGCTTAGGACCATTTTCTAGCTTTTTTTTTAACGTGGGGAGTGTCAGTCCATTGAAGTAAAGTAGGAATAACATTACAAGAAATGACTCACCCGGACTCCGGGCAATGACAGAAAGAGTCATGAATGAAAAATCTAAGACAAACCTAGACTAATCAAACATAATGAATCCATAAGATGAAGCTCAAGTGCTGTAGAAACAAAGTTCGACACTACTAGGATGGTCCCCGACCAAAGACAAAAGACCCTCCCAATTTATCCACGTTCCCTTCGACGTCCCCTATTCGAGGGCACCCATGGGAGTGCATTCCTCAGACTCAGGACCTTTACCAGAAGACATGTGAACCTCCCACCAGTAAGGGTTGGTGTTCCTGCAGCCAAACCCGAGCTACCTTCACCATTTTCTAGCTAAGAAGCAGGCTTTATCTGTTGGCTTTCAACTTTGATCAGATTAAACAGGTCGGACATGAAGATTTTTGTCTTGTAGTACGTTTATCTATTTTAACTaaaaattgtttttgtttggaaTATTGGGTAATCATACGGGACGTTTTgtcaggaaaaaaaatgaaagagaagAGGAGAAGAGATCGAAGACATATGACTAGACACTATAGTGCATGTTCACTGGCTTGGATATTATGTTCCAGATTATTCCATTTCGTCTTCTTTTATTAATTGGCCTTGGCTTTCTGAATATGAAACCAGACATGTTAGGAACTTAATATTGATTTCCATCTAAAAAATGTGTTCTTCCCGGTCATGTCAAGCTGAAACTTGCCGCAACCCATATGATCATGAACAATTTGAGGACCCAATAACATGCCATTAATCCGGCATTAGGGGACATTGTTAATTACTTATGTTGtaacaatatatataacaaacttTTTAAGTTTTAAGCTCTTTTTCTTAATTAGGCTAAAACTTTCATCAATTGAGTATGTTGAAAGGGTCAATCCGAGCTCAACTTGATTTCTACTATGAGCTAGAAGGTCGTATTTACTATACAATTACAcacataatatttttaaaaaaaaaattacaactgATTTTTGTGGAATTTTATTATACACGCAATTTTGTAATCACATATTAGATTAAATCCACTTATAAGATTATTTTAAAATACACCGTAACTagaataaataataaaacaTGTTTTTGTTAAAAATTATAAAAGATGCCACAAGCCCCAAATATATCATAGATGAAACTGACATCCACAAGCTGTTACCAAACCTTCACCCAAGTATTGCAGCTCATTACAAACCATTCCGCTCGCTTAAAGCAAGCCTAGTACATGCTATAATAACCTAGCCTCCTAAGGAAAAATCAATCATCTCCGCCTCACTTTccaggcacgcaattgtggtacaagcgaCACATAGAAACATCTCAGAAAGCTCCTAGAAGCTACCATCACATACGCTAGACTtgagaaaatcaaagaaaaacttAACATAAAACCAACACCTTCCCTTTAGGGTTGGAGTCGCTAGCATTTGCCAAGTCCCCAGTTAAGTTCTTTCGAGCCTTGGCACCCTTCTACTTCTCACTACTTGCCTCGGAGTTTTTCTTTCCCTTACCAACAGTACCATATGGCATCTTGTTAAGACTACCAGCAGGTTGACCACGCTTCTTCTTATTTGGCTTACTCATAGCAGGTGCAATTAAACCCATAGTGGCAGCATCAATATTGTGCATACCAATTTCCAAACTCAGCCTTGGCTTCTTCGGAGACACCGACACATTACTTGttcttttcctcctcttccccatAATTGGAGATGCATGCTCACTGTTTGCTTCAATTTCTCGAATGGTGACTTGACGTCGAGTCTTCTGAGGAAGGAAAGAGCCTGCCGATAGAGACGCCAAGGTTTCAGCTATCCCAGGGAGGGACTTGTGCCTTGAAGACCAAAGTAGGTCTGCTAGGGTTTGCCCTAGCCGCCGGTGCTCTAACCGCCAATGTTGTTTGAACAACACCATTATGCTGCTCCACCGGACGAGGCCTATCATGTCCAACCCCATCTTCCAACACCGGTCCAGAACATGGTAATCCCACATGGGTTACAAACCCACAGCTGTTACACCTGCCAAATAGTTTGTCAAACCGGAACCTCACCAGCGCCTCCACTCGATCCTCCAATCAAAAGAGACGTTGAGTAAGTATGGGCTGTGAAAACTCGATCTCCACCCTGACCCACAGTACACCTCACCAGAAAGCCGGTCTGTCCCACTCCTTCAGATCACCTATGGTGCTGCCAATCATGTGCATCACCCTTTCGGATCGGAACGCCGGCGGCACATCTAACAGCGTAACCCAATAGGAAGAACGGTGCAGCAGCACTTGTTCGACTAGTTCGATCCCATCATATTCTACCAGTGCTACAGGGGCTCGGTTGAAACCCCACGGGCCGCCTGGCCACACATGAGCACGATCCACCGGATCTGAGAATAAGAAAAGAACTCGATCCCCTGTTGCCGGCTCCACCTGAAGATCTCCACCAACATGCCATGCTGATCGAAACATCCCCAAAAAAGACCGTTTCCTATACTCCCTTACCTTGAGTAACTTGTCAACCATATACACCTCAAGTTGGCGGAGACCCTTGCCTTTGGATGGCCTCAGATCCACTGCTCTTTTCCCCTCCGCTAGTGCCAAAGACGACGCCAGTCGGGCAGCCATAGCGTCAATGTCGGCCATGATACAAAGACGCTGGAAATCTCGCTAAGACTCTCTCACACaaataaaccctaaccctagagcGTTGAAACCCTAGAGAAGTGAGAGAGAAGCGGCACTAGTCTTTCTTTAATCTTTCCTCGGCAATGAGTTATtatcttgttttgtgtttgggctgtattgattttgttttttgttcttttgtttttttgtttttatattttgtacatacTATGAAATTTgtaagtcattcataataaagtatacagattttcatgaatcaatacagattttaagaaatcaataatAGTCtgtcaactttttaaagagtctgtgacttttcaaaaagtttgTGATTTAAAAAAAGTTTGCACAAattcaaatacaatacaccccctaaAGTGAGAAAATATTCAACCCACATcgaaaaagataaatatttaCTTAAAAGAAATATAACACAatgtttaatatatatatatatatatatatataactcacatcaaaaatgaagaaataaagggCAGTTAGTCCTTTtaaataagaataaaaaaatcaagaaataaattgattgtaataaattttaaatttgtggtcataatttaaattaaaaaaatagtaaacatGCATCTGGCTACAATTAAGGAAGATTTCATTTAGATTACATCCTATTTAATCAAAAGGGTAAAAAAGTCAAATTAAACAACGAGAAAAATCCTAATTATAGACATATACCCTATAAGGAATGTTCAATTGTGTCAATTTGGTGTAGATTAGATGGGTGGGTTTTCCCTAATACAAACTTGGTTTTCTTGATTTATATCTAATTCTCTTCTTTTTGAATTAAATGAATATTTCAGTCTTAATAACCGAAATCAAGATATGCTCCATGGTGCTTTATTCCTTAATTACACGATAATTACCTTCTTTTTACGGTGCCATTATAATTGATTTGCTCTTGTTTCTAACGCCTTCAAACTCAATTAAATCTCAACATTAATTATTCCAACAAATAACTATTACCATTATTTCATTCCCTTCCAATTTCTTCTCCAATAGTTAATACCTAATAAAATCTCataaaatgaaattttattaAGATACCAACAATAAAAGCACCATATTTTCCTCATCTATCAACCAACCCTATTTACTAAAATTGGGCACACACAGTTAGCCATACGTACTTTTCTATTTTCTGTCTAAATTATAACTTTACTCGAGAAAATATGTTATCGTATATTTGAGTTGTAAATTAGGATAAGCGAGTTCCACCTAGGTCAAAACCGGACATTTGTCTACCGGAATATTCTGATCCAGTGTTAGTTCATGTAGCTTCAGATTTAAACCCCTAGTCATCAAGTTGCATTCCCAGCGGACTTCAGAACGCGAGACCAACGTAGACATCACCGTCCTCGTTAACTATTAGGGTTTCTGGATTTAAGGCATTTTCAGTATTTAAACAGATAATATATGGCTAGTTTTGTAATTCCGCCAAGTTACACGCAGGTGTGAAACGGAGACCAAACAGGACCCAGATGATGGCTATGAGAGTTAAAAGAGCCAGCTGGTGACAGATGGAGAATCGAAGAAGTAATGGCGACCTTTGACCTTCCGTCAAGTCGTCGTCgtccttctcctcctccctctTTAATTTGACAGCCTCAATCCAACAAACCCAAACCATTCCTCCTCTCTTAAATGCTCAAACTTCCTAACCAGAATCATCCACCAGTCTATATCTCTAGCTTCCACATACGCGCGCGGTTACGTAATGACAAGTAGTTGCAGAAAAATCTGCAATTGATAAAAATATTGCAAATGGCAGGAAGCAGCCCCAATAGAATGGGCACCAATGCACAATTTAGTCGTGGGCGTGGCCGGTAGACAGGAAAAAGCAATGCCTTGCACGAAATAATCCAAACATTTCTTCTTCGGTTGGGCATGGTATCGATATCTTCCAGCCTACTCTCAAGTGTTTCTCTAATTGGCTTGGTTCTTTAAATAATGCTCCGTCAAACTCGTTTGTATTTAACTATCTGGGTTGGGACATAATTGATGACGTACATAGCTTGAGGCCGAAGGTTTCGGTTGGAGATGCACCTTTTCTCCCTGGAAATTGGATATGGACTTTTGCCCGAACAAGATAAACCTAAAGATTAATGTattccttttccaaaaaaaaagaaaaagaagagattaaTGTATTCATTACTTGATTTCATATGGAATAGTACTCTCGTCCCCAACTAGCTTGGCCCCTCAATTGAGAGTTTGAGACTTCAATTCGTATTTAGAATagttttgcttttatttttgggtcCTTGACTCAAAACTCCAAAATGAGTCAAAATCATTCCACTTACTCcaataacaaattttttttcccacataTACAATTTAACAACAAATGATCATTTTGCCCTCAAcccaattaaagaattacaaccACGTCACTCTGtctcctctctctcatcccgatctctctctctccaacctCCGGCTCCGGCAACATCCCAGGCCCTCTGGTGCTCGACCCAGTCCCTCCGGCATTCTGCGTTTGGAGCTCGACCTAGGCGTGCTTGACCCAAGCCCAGAAAGACGGCGCCAAAACGACCATCTCAAGACGGCGCACTGACACCGTTCAGTTCATCTGGACCTCATCGTGATGCCTCGGGTCGTTGCTCGTCCAATCATGGATCGAGGAGAGAGAATCGACAGTCAAAAGCCTCAACAGCGTTGGCGGGTTCTCCTACAATTTTTCAGCAACAATACGACGGCTCACTGGTACCATTTGAATCCTCTTGTCATCACCAACCTTTCTGTGCCCTTGAGTCGTCCGTGAATTGGCTGTAGAgagactattggggcaataaaggtttattgAGGAGCAATATAGGTCTATTTGGGGGCAACAAACCTTTCCcccgacctatgagatctccgacaactTCTTTAGGGAtctccggtgagattttcagagaAGTTCGATAGGCGGCGGCCGGTGTCCTGAATCCGATGACTGGTGGACGGTAATCGGACTCCGGTGAAATCTCcgatggtttctctctctctctctctctctctctctctctctctatatatatatatatatatatatatatataacaaagggATGAGgataaaatagtctaaaaaaaaataaaaacctaagAAAGACCTCCTTAAAGTGTTTTCGGTaagggagaattaaaaaaaacttaatggggtaagtgggaaaaaaatcccttgAATTaggataaatggacaaaaaccctttattTTTCATCTTGTCGATATTTGGACAATATTCaaactatttcaaaaaaaattctggtaaaaaaaaagtatttcaAAAACTAAATTATGAGAATTAATATACATTTAATTCCAATCGATGCTTAAAATTTTTCCAACATTGATAGATGATGTGCACCAAAATTTTCATTACTACAAAATTTGCCAATCAAAGAAAATTCATTTTTTAACCACCTGGTGTGGTAAGATTGGTCGAGCAGCCTAACATAAAACCCTCATGTCTAGCGTTCAAATCTCAACTCTCACCAATTTGTGGCCAGCAGGTTTGAGGGGTCGACCTTTAGGTTCGTGCTCTTGCTGCAGGAGATTAGTCTGGCTTTGTTAAGATACCCTCGTGAACTTTGATCCAAATACTAACTGAATGCGTGTTACTTACTCATTAATATAACCTATGTGGCTTCCAGATACGGAGTCAcggtgggtcccgtgccccagtTACATCTTCATTATATATGTTTCTGGTTTCATATTTGCATTAAAAGCTAATGTGATGCAGTGGTGGACGTATTCAAGTACTTGAGCCACTTGAGCCTGGTCCCAAGTTCGAGTGGGCCCAAGTTCAAGTGTTGGTACTAGCCACAATATGtcaacttttcttttttatttctttcttttcataaCATTAGCACTATTCTAACTTCTCAACACAAAAACATTAACACTATCATTTCATGTAgttgaatgtttgattaataaaatatgtaattaaaaaaaatatattgatctttctaattttttatttttattaaaattttaatacatcctaagtttattattttttttttttttttaactttcgaGTATCCCAGTAGAGACCGCCACGGCCACTGGTGGCTTCActaggattaaaaaaaaaaaatgtttttcgGATACAGAGAGGGAGGACAAATCTGAACTACTT belongs to Rosa chinensis cultivar Old Blush chromosome 4, RchiOBHm-V2, whole genome shotgun sequence and includes:
- the LOC112198004 gene encoding 3-ketoacyl-CoA synthase 11 — translated: MTTQAPETLSSSSSPSQENDIHHVQVTTKKVLPNFLLSVRLKYVKLGYHYLISSAMYILLIPLLAAAFAHLSTLTVEDLARLWDQLKYNFVSITVCSSLIVFLTTVYFTTRPRKVYLVNFACYKPENERMCTREIFMHRSKLTGSFSDENLAFQQKILERSGLGQNTYMPEAVLRVPPNPCMEEARKEAEMVMFGAIDELLEKTGVKPKDIGILVVNCSLFNPTPSLSSMVVNHYKLRGNIVSYNLGGMGCSAGLISIDLAKQLLQVHPNSYALVVSMENITLNWYFGNDRSMLLSNCLFRVGGAAILLSNRFSDRRRSKYQLMHTVRTHKGSDDKAYGCVFQKEDDTKRIGVALSKDLMAVAGEALKANITTLGPIVLPMSEQLLFFATLVARKVFKMKNIKPYIPDFKLAFEHFCIHAGGRAVLDEMEKNLELTDWHMEPSRMTLNRFGNTSSSSLWYELAYSEAKGRVRKGHRMWQIAFGSGFKCNSAVWKALKTVNPAKEKNPWIDEIHLFPVEVPKVAAIKISS